CGACGGAGGAGCGAAGATCAATTTCGTGGCTGCTGGAACGATCGTGAGAGTTCCAGAGCTTGGCGCGATCGACAGTGTGTAGTTTGAGCTGACCGCGCCGGTGAGCTTCGCCGTGATCGGATAAGTCCCGACCGTAGGCATCCCGGACGAAGCCGCAGTGAACACCACCGAGACATTCGATTCGTCCTGTGGCAGAACTCCCACGAGCGTGCCGTTGAACGCGGGAAGCGGCGCGCCGTAGCTGGCAGTCGCCGCTACAGCCGTAGCGGTCACGGGTGCGGGCGAGATGACGATGGATGATGTTGCGGTGCTTGAAAGATGGAGACCATCGCCGCCATACAGCGCGGTGAGATTGTGGCTGCCGGCGCTCAGGGTCGGCAGCGCCACTGTTGCGCTGCCCTGTGCGAGCGCAGCCGTCGCAACTGGCGTAACGCCGTCGAGGATCTGGACCGAACCCTGCGGCAGCGCAGGACTGCCCGCAGCGGTGATAACAGCCTGCGCGGTGCCGTAGACCGCGTTGGGTGTGGACTGCGCGAGCGTCGTTGTCCGCCCCGACGGCGCGCCCAGCGAGTAGAGCTTGCCGTCGCTGAATACAATCTGCACGCTGTGATTGGCCGCGTCCGCGATGACTGGCCAGCCGAAGTTGGAGACCGCTGCGCCCGCCGGGAGATTCTGCGGTGATGTCAGAGCGATTGAGCCATCAGGCGCGAGACCCTGCAGGCCGCCGCCCGCGACAGTTGTGATCGTTCCGCCAGCTGCGATGCGCCGCAGGCGATGGTTGTTCTCGTCGGCGATAAAGAGGTCGTTTGCGCTGTCGATCGCAAGCCCAGTGGGGCGGTTGAGTTGCGCGGCTGTTGCGGGGCCACTGTCGCCGGAGTTGCCGCCCACGCCGGTACCCGCATAAGTAGAGATAATTCCCGCGGCGCTGATAACCCGCACGCGCTGGTTCGCTGAATCGGCAATGAAAACGCGGCCGTCAGAGGTCGCAACGATGCCGGAGGGTTCGTTGAGCTCGGCTGCTGTGGCCGCGCCGCCGTCGCCCGCGAAGCCTTGCGTGCCATTCCCCGCAATCGTCGCGATCTGCCCGGCACTGATGCGCCGCACACGATCATTGCCTTGGTCGCAGACAAGGAGCGCGCCGGTTGCGTCAATCGCGAGAGCGACGGGATGATTCAGCGACGCGGACGTTGCGAGGCTGCCGTCGCCGCTGTATCCGCGCGCACCGTTGCCTCCAAATGTGGTGATGCTGCCACTCTTCACGGCGCGAATGCGCTGATTGCCGGTGTCGGCGATATACAGCGTGCCATCCGCACCGATGGCAACCGACGACGGAGAGTTCAACTCCGCAGCGCTGGCTGGGCCGCCATCGCCTGAGAATCCCTGCGTGCCGTTCCCTGCGACTGCCGTGATGGCGCCGCCAATAGAAATTTCGAAAACCTGATTACGCGCGCTGTCGGCGATGAACAGATCGCCCGCGGAATCGTATGCGATGCCTGCCGGGCGCAGCAGCGGCGATGAGGCGGTCTGCGCCTGCGCCGACGACATTGCGACAACCGCAAAGCTCAGCGCAGCCCAGACAAACTTCAGCCCTCGAAGCCCGGCGACCAGGAATCCTCCTCTGCGTTTATCGCGGATTCTGGGTCGATCATACCGTCGCACGCGGCCCAGGCAGCAGCCGCGAAAGTGGGATGGCCTGCGCTCCGACGGCTACTCCTGCACAACCGCCTTCACCAGGTTGCGCGGGCGGTCGACGTCGACGCCATTCTCCAGCGCCATGTAGTACGCGAAGAGTTGCAGCGGAATAACTTCCGTAATGGGCAGAAGGTACTCGTTGGCCGGCTCGATCTCGACAAGGTCGGTGGCGACCTCGCGGAGCTTCGCGTCCCCCGTGTTCCCGAGCACGATGGTGCGCGCACCCTGCGCTTTCAGATCGCTCAGAAGCGAGACCGTCTTTTCGTAGCGCAGCACGGACTCGGCGTCCTGCCAGTCAACCGTCGCGAGCGCCACCAGCGGCACTTCATCCGAAACCAGCGCGTTCGGGCCGTGCTTCAACTCGCCGGCCGGATAGCCCTCCGCGTGCATGTAGGACGACTCCTTGAGCTTCAACGCGCCTTCGCGTGCGATCGGATAGTGAATGCCGCGGCCGAGATACAGCAGCGTCTTCGCGGAACTGTAGCGCGATGCGAGGCGCTCGGTCGTCTCACGCCATCCGTCGAGTTGCCGCTCGATCATCGGCGGAATCTCCCATAGCTCGGCAAGCTGGCGCTGCATCTCGTTCGCATCGATCGTGCCGCGCGCATCGGCCGCCTCAAGGCTCAGCAGACGGAGCACAAGAAGCTGCGCGGTGAAGCTCTTGGTCGCGGGAATCGCGCGCTCCACCCCGGCATGCGTCGGCAGGTACAGATCGGCTTCGTTCGCCATCGAAGAGTGCTCTACGTTCGTAACGGCAAGCGTGGGATGTTTGCGCTGCCGGGCTTCGCGGAGCGCGGCCAGCGTATCGGCCGTCTCACCGGACTGCGAGATGACCAGCACAGCGGGGTCGCGCTTCGTATTCGTCGAGCGCGTGATGTACTCGCTGGCGTACTCCACATCCACGGCCAGGCCGGAGGCGTCCTCAAGCATGATCTCGGCAGCCATGCCCGCGTGCCGGCTCGATCCGCTGGCCGCAATCACCAGGTCCTTATGCTTCCGGAAGCACTCGGCCGCATCGGTCAGGCTCTTCATCTGGATGCGGAGCTCGGCCCCGGTGGAGGCGACATACTGCTCCATCGTGCGCGCCAGCGCATCGGGTTGTTCGTAGATCTCGCGAAGCATCGCGTGCGCAAAAGTGCGATCGCTCATCGGTGATGGTCTCCAAAGGCTTCATTGTAGCGAGAGCGAACGCGTTAGTCTGGTGAGGATGCGCCTCGTTCCCAAATTCCTCCTGTCCGCGACTTCGCCCGAACACTTCCCCGATGCCGCGCGCACTGCCGACGCGCCCGAGATCGCATTCCTCGGCCGATCAAACGTCGGCAAGTCATCGCTCATTAACGCGCTACTGGGGTCCGCCGAGGCAAAGGTTTCCTCAACGCCGGGACGCACGCGCGCCATCAACTTCTTCGCTCTGCATGAAGGAACGCAGCAAAAATTCAAGCAGCGCCCCGCGCTGATCTTCGCTGATCTGCCCGGTTACGGCTACGCGAAGATTTCGAAGTCAATCTCGGCGGAATGGCCGAAGTTCATCGAGCCGTATCTCGCCGAACGCGAGACTCTCGCGCTCTGCGTGTGTCTCGTAGACTCAAATATCCCGCCGCAGCCGAGCGACACGCAGCTTCTTGAAGCCCTGCGACAGATGCAGCGCCCGCATCTGGTCGTCGCTACAAAGGCCGACCGCCTCGGCGGCAACCAACTCGCGAAGTCGCTCGCTGCATTGAAGCGCGCGCACGGCGAGGAGCACATCCTTCCCGTCTCGTCGAAGTCCGAGAACGGCGTGAAGGCACTATGGGCCGAAATTCTGAGCGTTCTTCCGGACTAAAGCAAAAAGCCCTGCAGCATCGCCGCAGGGCTTCCGCATTTCTTGTCTGCGACTACTCGCCGTAGTAATCCAGCCCGAGGTGCGTAATCAAATCCTCGCCCATAATGTGACGGAGGGTGTTCTTCAGCTTCATCGACTGGATGAACAGATCATGCTCCGGATACACACCCGGCGCGGAGTCCGGATCCTTGAAGTAGAAGCTCAGCCACTCTTGGATGCCTAGGTTCCTGAGCGCCGGCGTACGTTGCGCGAGATCCATAAACAGGCACAGATCGAGCGCCAGCGGAGCGGCAAGAATCGAATCGCGGCAGAGGAAGTCCACCTTGATCTGCATCGGATAGCCGAGCCAACCAAAGATATCGATGTTGTCCCAGCCTTCCTTGTTGTCGCCACGCGGCGGATAGTAGTTGATCCGCACCTTGTGGTAGATGTCGCCGTAAAGTTCCTTGTTCTTCTCCGGCTGGAAGATGTACTCCAGCACGCCGAGCTTCGAAACTTCCTTGGTCTTGAAGTTGTCCGGATCGTCGAGCACCTCGCCGTCGCGGTTGCCAAGAATATTCGTCGAGTACCATCCGCTCACACCAAGTTGCCGCGCCTTGAAGCCCGGCGCAAGCACCGTCTTGATCAGCGTCTGTCCGGTCTTGAAGTCCTTGCCGCAGATCGGCGCGCCCATCTTCTTCGAGAGCTCCAGCAGCGCAGGAATATCCACGCACAGATTCGGCGCGCCGTTCGCAAACGGAATCCCTTCCTTCAGCGCCGCCCACGCATAAAGCATCGAGGGCGAAATATCCGGATCGTCGTCGACAAGTCCCTTCTCGAACGCAGCCAGCGATTGATGGACCGCCTTCTGCTCCTTGTAAATCTCCGTCGAGCCGCACCAGATCATCACCTGGCGATCCGTGCCCGACTTCGCGCGGAACTCGGCGATGTCATTGCGAATCTGGTTGGCGAGATCGCACTTGTTCTTGCCCTTCTTCTGCACCTTCGGCGTCAGCCGCTTCACCCACTCCTGGTCGAACGCCGCCGGCATCGGCTGAATGGACTCGAGGAACGGACGCATCTGCTCAATCTGATCGCGCTCGAGCACCGCTGCAGTCTTCGCCGCTTCGTACAGGTTGCCGCCGAAGATATCCCATCCGGTGAAAACGAGATCCTCAAGCGGAGCCAGCGGAACGAAATCCTTCACCAGTGGCGTGCGATCCTCCGTGCGCTTGCCCAGACGAATGGTGCCCATCTGCGTCAGCGAACCGAACGGCTTCGCGTATCCGCGGCGCACCGCTTCTACGCCCGCGATCAGCGTCGTCGCGACCGCGCCCATGCCCGGGATCATGATGCCAAGTTTTCCAGTGTGTGGCTTGATGCTCGTTGCGCCAGTCTGCGCGGCGTCGTTATTCGACATGAAAAGAACTGCCCTTCTCTGTGTTGCGATTTTCCTTAAGCGGATCAAGCTAGTATCGCGCACGCCCGGAACGCGGTGCAACTTCACCGCTAACGCTCTTCCGTGTGCACGCGGTTCTTCCAGTGTGTCCACAGGAACCACACAATGCCGATGACGATCACGACTTCCACGCCAAACTGGAATCGATGAAAGACCGCTTTGAACTGAGGATCTGAATCCCAGTGATTGCCCAGCTTCATGCCGATGTACGCGAGCGCGAAGCACCACGGCCACGAGCCGATGAACGTGTAGATATGAAAACGTACCTGGTTCATCTTTGCGATGCCCGCCGGAAACGCGATGAACGTGCGCACAATCGGCAGCATGCGGCCAACGAGCACGGTGATCGAGCCATAGCGATTGAAGAACCGCTCCGCAAGATCCAGATCGCGGCGGTTCAGCAGGATGTAGCGTCCGTAACGCTCCACCATCGGACGTCCGCCCACTGCGCCCAGCCAGTACGCCGGGATCGACCCAATATTCGAGGCAATCGACGCGACCGTCGCCACCAGAACAAGACCGGCCCAGTCATGTGCGAGCTTGTAGCCCGCGAACGGCATGATGATCTCCGACGGAATCGGAATGCACGCCGATTGCAGAGCCATCAATAAAAAGACAACGGTATACGCGGCGCCGACGGACAGGCCGGCGAGCAGAACGGTGAACTTATTAAGCATTCCATAGCAGTATAGCGAGCGAGCGTGACATCCACGTCATTTGAACCCGCTCGCCTCGCCCGCTATCACGATGTCTTTACAAACTCCACGCGCCGATTGTTCGCCTTGCCGTCCGGCGTGTCATTGGACGCCATCGGCTTTGTGTCGCCATAGCCCTTTGTTGTCAGGCGATCTTCACTGATGCCCATCGACACAAGCTGCGCCTTCACCGCCTCCGCGCGCTCTTGTGAGAGCGCCTGGTTGTGCGCTGCGTCGCCACTGTTATCTGTGTGGCCATCAATCTCGAACTTGAGCGATGGATCACTCGTCATCACCGCTTTGATCTGGTTCAGCACGCCCATGCTCTCCGGCCGGATCGTCGCCTGATCCACGTCGAAGTTGATGCCATGCGTCACGATCTTCGCCTCGGTGAACTTCCGCCCGATCATGTTCATTCCACCGCCCGCAGCGATACGGACATTCTTGAAAATGATCGGCTTCTCTTGATCT
This Acidobacteriaceae bacterium DNA region includes the following protein-coding sequences:
- a CDS encoding Ig-like domain repeat protein, producing the protein MSSAQAQTASSPLLRPAGIAYDSAGDLFIADSARNQVFEISIGGAITAVAGNGTQGFSGDGGPASAAELNSPSSVAIGADGTLYIADTGNQRIRAVKSGSITTFGGNGARGYSGDGSLATSASLNHPVALAIDATGALLVCDQGNDRVRRISAGQIATIAGNGTQGFAGDGGAATAAELNEPSGIVATSDGRVFIADSANQRVRVISAAGIISTYAGTGVGGNSGDSGPATAAQLNRPTGLAIDSANDLFIADENNHRLRRIAAGGTITTVAGGGLQGLAPDGSIALTSPQNLPAGAAVSNFGWPVIADAANHSVQIVFSDGKLYSLGAPSGRTTTLAQSTPNAVYGTAQAVITAAGSPALPQGSVQILDGVTPVATAALAQGSATVALPTLSAGSHNLTALYGGDGLHLSSTATSSIVISPAPVTATAVAATASYGAPLPAFNGTLVGVLPQDESNVSVVFTAASSGMPTVGTYPITAKLTGAVSSNYTLSIAPSSGTLTIVPAATKLIFAPPSTAYASLPIQLNAQVASTTSGTPTGTVEFLDGSNVVGTAVLINGSASVVELNPATGNHTLSVSYSGDANFRASTSATVNEAVNAMPDFTIGVTGNTQQTAIAGSSASFALSVASQGSPFTGAVTFSATGLPAGATISFSPPAVVPGASTAPVTMTIVAPATTAHRAIPRPDFAFASSLAICLLALRRRRTLPLLLVLIVAAGLFGVTGCGARTAPESVLPVTNYAIVVQATGTNLAGNVVVHTTNVTLAVE
- a CDS encoding SIS domain-containing protein; amino-acid sequence: MSDRTFAHAMLREIYEQPDALARTMEQYVASTGAELRIQMKSLTDAAECFRKHKDLVIAASGSSRHAGMAAEIMLEDASGLAVDVEYASEYITRSTNTKRDPAVLVISQSGETADTLAALREARQRKHPTLAVTNVEHSSMANEADLYLPTHAGVERAIPATKSFTAQLLVLRLLSLEAADARGTIDANEMQRQLAELWEIPPMIERQLDGWRETTERLASRYSSAKTLLYLGRGIHYPIAREGALKLKESSYMHAEGYPAGELKHGPNALVSDEVPLVALATVDWQDAESVLRYEKTVSLLSDLKAQGARTIVLGNTGDAKLREVATDLVEIEPANEYLLPITEVIPLQLFAYYMALENGVDVDRPRNLVKAVVQE
- the yihA gene encoding ribosome biogenesis GTP-binding protein YihA/YsxC; protein product: MRLVPKFLLSATSPEHFPDAARTADAPEIAFLGRSNVGKSSLINALLGSAEAKVSSTPGRTRAINFFALHEGTQQKFKQRPALIFADLPGYGYAKISKSISAEWPKFIEPYLAERETLALCVCLVDSNIPPQPSDTQLLEALRQMQRPHLVVATKADRLGGNQLAKSLAALKRAHGEEHILPVSSKSENGVKALWAEILSVLPD
- a CDS encoding inositol-3-phosphate synthase, with the translated sequence MSNNDAAQTGATSIKPHTGKLGIMIPGMGAVATTLIAGVEAVRRGYAKPFGSLTQMGTIRLGKRTEDRTPLVKDFVPLAPLEDLVFTGWDIFGGNLYEAAKTAAVLERDQIEQMRPFLESIQPMPAAFDQEWVKRLTPKVQKKGKNKCDLANQIRNDIAEFRAKSGTDRQVMIWCGSTEIYKEQKAVHQSLAAFEKGLVDDDPDISPSMLYAWAALKEGIPFANGAPNLCVDIPALLELSKKMGAPICGKDFKTGQTLIKTVLAPGFKARQLGVSGWYSTNILGNRDGEVLDDPDNFKTKEVSKLGVLEYIFQPEKNKELYGDIYHKVRINYYPPRGDNKEGWDNIDIFGWLGYPMQIKVDFLCRDSILAAPLALDLCLFMDLAQRTPALRNLGIQEWLSFYFKDPDSAPGVYPEHDLFIQSMKLKNTLRHIMGEDLITHLGLDYYGE
- a CDS encoding DedA family protein, whose translation is MLNKFTVLLAGLSVGAAYTVVFLLMALQSACIPIPSEIIMPFAGYKLAHDWAGLVLVATVASIASNIGSIPAYWLGAVGGRPMVERYGRYILLNRRDLDLAERFFNRYGSITVLVGRMLPIVRTFIAFPAGIAKMNQVRFHIYTFIGSWPWCFALAYIGMKLGNHWDSDPQFKAVFHRFQFGVEVVIVIGIVWFLWTHWKNRVHTEER